The following are encoded in a window of Carettochelys insculpta isolate YL-2023 chromosome 30, ASM3395843v1, whole genome shotgun sequence genomic DNA:
- the LOC142004040 gene encoding free fatty acid receptor 3-like encodes MGQIQRHPARASQPALSVYLQELGPDLVGILLSLATPTYFHLKWVPLLAVQPLPPLFSTMLSINPQVSLVVYMVTFLTGLPPNLLAFCVFVVKARRRLLPADVLLLNLTVSDLLLLAFLPIRIAEASWDMKWRMPDFLCPFFSFLFFSSIYITILSLMGVSIDCYLSVAFPLRYKARCRPAYAMAAAILFWLAAFSHCSIVIMVLYQGMTNDTASNPTRCYATFTDQQLALLLPVRLEIFIVLFCLPFCITAFCYARFISIIHSLPLVSTGRKHRAIGLMVATFLIFVICVAPFSFSHLVGYMQQKSPDWRDYAVLLSTFNSSFDPIIFYFSSSSFQKICLQAAWEKLRLGWVCAGVWLESPENEATEDSQMVQ; translated from the exons ATGGGACAGATCCAAAG GCATCCTGCtcgagccagccagccagccctatcTGTCTATCTGCAGGAGCTCGGCCCGG ACCTGGTGGGCATCCTGTTGTCATTGGCAACCCCAACCTACTTCCATCTCAAGTGGGTCCCGTTACTGGCAGTCCAGCCTCTGCCACCCCTTTTTTCCACCATGCTTAGTATTAACCCCCAGGTCTCCCTGGTGGTCTACATGGTGACCTTCctgacaggcctgcctcccaacctGCTGGCCTTCTGCGTCTTCGTGGTGAAGGCCCGCAGGCGCCTGCTACCAGCCGACGTCCTGCTCCTCAACCTGACGGTGTctgacctgctgctgctggccttccTACCCATCCGCATTGCCGAGGCCTCCTGGGATATGAAGTGGAGGATGCCAGATTTCCTCTGTCCCTTCTTCAGCTTTCTCTTTTTCAGCAGTATCTACATCACCATTCTCTCACTCATGGGCGTCAGCATCGACTGCTACCTCAGCGTGGCCTTCCCCCTCCGCTACAAGGCACGGTGCCGGCCGGCCTACGCCATGGCGGCCGCGATCTtgttctggctggctgccttctcccACTGCAGCATTGTCATCATGGTCCTGTACCAAGGCATGACAAATGACACGGCAAGCAACCCGACCCGCTGCTACGCCACCTTCACTGACCAACAGTTGGCCCTCCTGCTGCCTGTCCGCCTGGAAATATTCATCGTCCTCTTCTGCCTCCCATTCTGCATCACAGCCTTCTGCTATGCCCGATTCATCTCCATcatccactccctgcccctggtgaGCACGGGGAGGAAGCACCGGGCCATTGGGCTCATGGTGGCCACATTTCTCATTTTTGTGATCTGCGTCGCACCCTTCAGCTTCTCCCATTTGGTGGGCTACATGCAACAGAAGAGCCCTGACTGGAGAGACTATGCCGTGCTCCTCAGCACCTTCAACTCCAGCTTTGATCCCATCATCTTCTACTTCTCCTCCTCATCTTTCCAGAAGATctgcctgcaggctgcctgggagaAGTTGCGGCTTGGCTGGGTCTGCGCTGGAGTCTGGCTGGAGTCCCCGGAGAATGAGGCCACAGAGGATTCACAGATGGTGCAGTGa
- the LOC142004041 gene encoding free fatty acid receptor 2-like, which produces MAGGEGAKEMHLNISTPLVLTIYIFTFVIGLPSNLLAFYTFLVKVRQKPTPANVFLLNLTVSDVLLLIFLPFKMVEAASGMVWNLPYFLCPITNFIYYGSIYISSLFLMAVSVERYLGVAFPIKYKLCRRPAYAAVASVVFWVATYCKCSIVYIVQYKNGPSSPIQSNESYCYENFTATQLQILLPVRLEFFIVLFCLPFTITLFCYVSFVRILVALPSIPARRKQRAVGLAVATLSNFIICFAPYNLSHLVGFVQKDSPRWRVYALLLTTLNASMDPAIFYFSSTAVQRAFADCLTGLRHRLSSLMAWCHVSCLTCCKEEDREGKASTEDQAEESKTGPPI; this is translated from the exons ATGGCGGGGGGTGAAG GAGCCAAGGAAATGCATTTGAACATTTCCACCCCGCTGGTGCTCACCATCTACATCTTCACCTTTGTGATTGGCCTCCCGTCCAACCTTCTGGCCTTCTACACCTTCCTGGTGAAGGTTCGTCAGAAACCCACCCCAGCCAACGTGTTTCTCCTCAACCTCACCGTCTCAGACGTCTTGCTCCTCATCTTCCTTCCCTTCAAGATGGTGGAGGCCGCCTCAGGCATGGTGTGGAACTTGCCCTACTTCCTCTGTCCAATCACCAACTTCATCTACTACGGTAGCATCTACATCAGCTCCCTCTTCCTCATGGCCGTCAGCGTTGAGCGCTACTTGGGGGTGGCCTTTCCTATCAAGTACAAGCTCTGCCGCCGACCAGCCTATGCTGCCGTTGCCTCCGTGGTCTTCTGGGTGGCGACCTACTGCAAGTGCAGCATCGTCTACATTGTCCAGTACAAAAATGGTCCAAGTAGCCCTATACAATCCAATGAGTCCTATTGCTATGAAAATTTCACTGCTACAcagctccagatcctcctccctgTCCGTCTGGAGTTCTTCATTGTCCTCTTCTGCCTCCCCTTCACCATCACCCTTTTCTGCTATGTCAGCTTCGTCCGCATCCTGGTGGCCTTGCCCAGCATCCCGGCCCGGAGGAAGCAGCGGGCCGTGGGCCTGGCTGTGGCCACCTTGTCCAACTTCATAATCTGCTTTGCCCCATACAACCTGTCCCACTTGGTGGGCTTTGTCCAGAAGGACAGCCCCCGCTGGAGGGTGTACGCTCTTCTCCTCACCACCCTCAACGCCTCCATGGACCCCGCCATCTTCTACTTCTCCTCCACCGCCGTCCAACGGGCCTTTGCCGACTGCCTGACCGGCCTGAGGCACAGACTCAGCTCCCTCATGGCGTGGTGCCATGTCTCCTGCTTGACTTGCTGTAAGGAAGAGGACAGGGAGGGGAAGGCATCCACAGAGGACCAGGCTGAGGAATCAAAGACTGGACCCCCCATATGA
- the LOC142004042 gene encoding free fatty acid receptor 2-like — protein sequence MDEWLVNAHVLLTCPFSFVEAKKMHLKISIPLVLTVYIFTFVTGLPANLLAFYTFLVKVRQKPTPVDILLLNLTVSDLLLLLFLPFKMVEAASGMVWLLPPFLCPLTYFIYYSSIYVSSLFLMAVSVERYLGVAFPIKYKLWRREAYAIAASVVFWVVASCHCSIVFIAQYQSSNKTTLPADTSNCYENFSTQQLEVVLPVRLELFVVLFCIPFIITIFCYANFVRILLALPNIPVQRKQRAVGLAVVTLVNFIVSFAPYNVSHIVGFIQGESPQWRVYVLLFTTLNASLDPVIFYFSSTAIQRAFNKYLAGLRRQICATMAWCHLPGLTSCWEGGNKGEAPSVDKTEESMT from the exons ATGGATGAATGGCTGGTGAATGCCCATGTG CTGCTGACGTGCCCATTCTCCTTTGTAGAAGCCaagaaaatgcatttgaaaatttcCATCCCGCTGGTTCTCACCGTCTACATCTTCACTTTCGTGACTGGCCTCCCAGCCAACCTCCTGGCCTTCTACACCTTCCTGGTGAAGGTTCGTCAGAAACCCACCCCGGTCGACATCCTTCTCCTCAACCTCACCGTCTCCGACCTCTTgctccttctcttccttcccttcaAGATGGTGGAGGCCGCCTCAGGCATGGTGTGGCTGTTGCCCCCTTTCCTCTGCCCACTCACCTATTTCATCTACTACAGTAGCATCTACGTCAGCTCCCTCTTCCTCATGGCCGTCAGCGTTGAGCGCTACCTGGGGGTGGCCTTCCCCATCAAGTACAAACTCTGGCGCCGAGAAGCCTATGCCATTGCTGCCTCTGTGGTTTTTTGGGTTGTGGCTTCCTGCCACTGCAGCATCGTCTTCATTGCCCAGTACCAAAGTTCCAATAAGACCACGTTGCCTGCTGACACTTCCAACTGCTATGAAAATTTCTCCACCCAACAGCTCGAGGTCGTCCTCCCTGTCCGGCTGGAGCTCTTTGTGGTCCTTTTCTGCATCCCTTTCATCATCACCATCTTCTGTTATGCCAACTTTGTCCGCATCCTATTGGCCTTACCCAATATTCCGgtccagaggaagcagagagcCGTAGGCCTGGCTGTGGTCACCTTGGTTAACTTCATAGTCAGTTTTGCCCCCTACAATGTGTCCCACATAGTGGGCTTTATCCAGGGTGAGAGCCCCCAGTGGAGAGTGTACGTGCTTCTCTTCACCACCCTCAATGCCTCCTTGGACCCCGTCATCTTCTACTTCTCCTCCACCGCCATCCAAAGGGCCTTCAACAAATATTTGGCCGGCCTGAGGCGCCAAATTTGCGCCACTATGGCCTGGTGCCATCTTCCTGGCTTGActtcctgctgggaagggggcAATAAGGGGGAGGCACCCAGTGTGGACAAGACTGAGGAATCCATGACTTGA